In Myxococcales bacterium, the DNA window GGTCTCGGGGAGCGGGATGAGGTCGCGGGCCTTGGCGAGGGCGAGCTCCGCGTACCCGCCGAAGCGCGTCGGGGCCATCACGCGTGTGCCGACGAGCTTCGTGTCGCCGCCGGGGCCCACCGAGTCGACGATGCCCGCGACCTCGTAGCCCACCACGCACGGCGGCTTGGGAGCGTCGGGGTAGAGCCCGAGCCTCGCCTGGAGATCGGCGAAGTTCACGCCGGCCGCGTGCACGCGGATGACGACCTCTCCGGCGGAGGCCTTCGGCTCGGGGCGATCCTCGATGCGGAGGACGTCGGGGGCACCGTGGCGTGTGAGGACGAGAGCGCGCATGAAAAATAGACCTTTCGTAGAGCCTGAATCGACGAACAGAAAAGCTTCGGTCGTCTTGGGCCGGGACCCAAAACCAGGAGGTGGGGCCCGCTTAGCCCGTGGGGCGGAGGACGGAGTCCTCCGGTGACGAGCGTGCGTCGCGCGCGGCGAAGGGGGTGGGGCGCCTCGCGTCGACGACCTTGCCGACACGGAGCAGAGAACGAAACCCGAGCGCCTCGAGCGGCGAGAGGTCGGCATAGCCACGGTCGAGCACCCACGCGAGGCCCGCGCGGCTGTTCTCGGCGAAACACTCGGACTCGACGGCGCGCATCTCGGCGAGCGTCGACCTTCGCACGGCTTCGGAGGGCGCGTACCGCCGCGAGATCGCGTGGCAGTACTTGAGGTGGCGCTCCTCGTCGCGCTGCACGCGGTCGAAGAGGGCGGCCGTCTCGGGCTCGACGTCACGGAAGACGCGGGAAAATAGCGGGAACTGCGTGCACGCGCGCTCCTCGACGACCTGGAGCACGAGGTAGGCGTCCATCACGTCGCGCCTCGTGTGCACGCCCCTCGCGAAGAACCCCCCGAGCTTGCGATCGATGCGATCGACCACGCGGAGGTGCGTGGGGGCAGGCCCGATGTCGACGCCCTGCGCGTCCCGCCGCTCCGTGAAGGCACGCGCGTGCTCCACCTCGTCGGCCGCGTGCCTCGCGATGAACCTGCGGAGCTCCGGATCGTCGACGAGCGCGAGGGCCGAGTCGAAGATCGTCGACTCTCCGTTCGACTCCGCGTCGGCCACCTGGTTCAAGAGGTGTGCGCGGCCGCGAGGCGTGGCGACGAGGCGAGCGAGGAACGTGCGTTGGAGTGTCTCGACGAGCATGGGCACCTCCGGAAGCGTGAACATGTGACTGGTTTGGTTTTCTGGTCATCGAAGGGCGCGAGAGAACGCGCGGCGACCGTCGCCGGCGTCGCTCTCACGGTGCGGTGGGGAGCGGGCCCTTCGTGTCGGGGTTGCGGAGGCCGTTCAGCACGAGGTCGAGCCCCGCGCGGATGCGCCGCGACAGGTCGAAGCTCGTGCGGTACTGGCGGAAGACGAGGGTCGACAGGTTCAAGTCTTGGAGGAGGATGGCCGTCTCGTGCACGTCGATGTCGCGGCGGAAGCGCCCCTGCGCGATGCCGAGCTCGATGATCTCTTCGACGTTCTTTCGGCCGAGGGCGCGGAGCTCTTCGAACTCCTTCATCCATCGGGGCAAGAGCTCGGCGTACTTGCCCTCGAACAGCTCGAGCACGAGCGGGCGTTTGCCGACCTCTTCGATGTTCTCGAGGGCGACCTGAAGGAGGAGCTCGTCGGCCGGTTTGCGAGGGTCGATGAGGCGCGCGCACTTGGCCGTCCACTCGCGGATCTCTCGGTGGACCGCCTGGTAGAAGAGGTCTTCTTTGCTCTCGCAGGCGAGGTACACGGTGCCCTTCGCCACGCCGGCGCTCTTGGCGATCTCGTCCACCGAGGCCTTTCGAAAGCCCCGCTGCGCGAACGCCTTCGCCGCCGCCACGAGTATGCAGTCCCGCTTCGCCTGCTCCAAAGTGACCAGAACTCTGGATCCGGTCAGTCGCCGGGTCAAGCCCGCTGACAAAAATCGCGCCCCGCCCTCCGCTCTTCCCCGTGCCCGTGCCCGTGCCCGCCCCCGCGCCCGCCCGCGCCCTCCGCTCTCCCCCGTGCCCGTGCCCGTGCCCGTGCCCGTGCCCGTGCCCCCCGTCGTGCCCGTGCCCGCCCCCGCTCTCCCCCGTGCCCGCACCCCCTAGTGCGCGCGCTTGTGCTTCTCCAGCCGGTTCAGCGTGTCGGCGTCGCCACGGACGCGCACGTGCACGCCGTCCTCGAGGTAGTCCTGCGAGAGCACCCGCGCGTTCTCATGCAGCTCGGCCACGCGGGACTGCTCCGAGTACGGCACCACGTACGCGCGCTCCTCGTAGCGATCCTCGAAGAACTGCACGATGGCCTTTCGCACCGTGTCGACGCCCTCGGGCGAGTGGGCCGACACGAGCAGCGCGCCCGGAAATTCTCGTAGCAGAGCCTTCTTCGCGTCGTCGTCGAGGCGGTCGGCCTTGTTGAGCACGAGGCGGCTCGGGACCTCGGTGGCGCCGATCTCGGCGAGCACCTCGCGCGTGACCTCGTACTGGCTGCGGAACGTGGGATCCGAGCCGTCGACCACGTGGAGGAGGAGCGAGGCCTCGAGCGCCTCGTCGAG includes these proteins:
- a CDS encoding ferritin-like domain-containing protein; amino-acid sequence: MFTLPEVPMLVETLQRTFLARLVATPRGRAHLLNQVADAESNGESTIFDSALALVDDPELRRFIARHAADEVEHARAFTERRDAQGVDIGPAPTHLRVVDRIDRKLGGFFARGVHTRRDVMDAYLVLQVVEERACTQFPLFSRVFRDVEPETAALFDRVQRDEERHLKYCHAISRRYAPSEAVRRSTLAEMRAVESECFAENSRAGLAWVLDRGYADLSPLEALGFRSLLRVGKVVDARRPTPFAARDARSSPEDSVLRPTG
- a CDS encoding TetR/AcrR family transcriptional regulator encodes the protein MAAAKAFAQRGFRKASVDEIAKSAGVAKGTVYLACESKEDLFYQAVHREIREWTAKCARLIDPRKPADELLLQVALENIEEVGKRPLVLELFEGKYAELLPRWMKEFEELRALGRKNVEEIIELGIAQGRFRRDIDVHETAILLQDLNLSTLVFRQYRTSFDLSRRIRAGLDLVLNGLRNPDTKGPLPTAP